A region from the Nostoc sp. HK-01 genome encodes:
- a CDS encoding transcriptional repressor, CopY family protein has translation MAPLPDYRPKQLSVGPLEAEILNIVWELGSATVKDVHDRILADPNRELAYTSVTTVLRRLTDKGWLACDKQGRAFYWRPLLSKQQAQVIKAHDQLQRFLAVGNPDVIAAFADSLDETASQQIEAIAKRIQAARQAREEQ, from the coding sequence ATGGCACCTTTACCCGATTACCGCCCAAAACAACTGTCTGTAGGCCCTTTAGAGGCAGAAATTTTAAATATTGTCTGGGAACTTGGTTCCGCAACAGTTAAAGATGTACACGATCGCATTTTGGCTGATCCTAACCGAGAATTAGCTTATACTTCTGTCACTACAGTGCTGCGTCGCCTCACAGACAAAGGTTGGCTGGCTTGCGATAAACAAGGACGAGCCTTTTATTGGCGACCATTGCTAAGTAAGCAACAAGCTCAAGTCATTAAAGCTCATGATCAATTACAACGATTTTTAGCAGTGGGTAATCCCGATGTGATCGCTGCTTTTGCCGATAGTCTGGATGAAACTGCGAGTCAGCAAATAGAAGCGATCGCCAAGCGCATTCAAGCTGCACGTCAAGCCAGGGAGGAACAATAA
- a CDS encoding Fmu, rRNA SAM-dependent methyltransferase, translating into MTNPRQIAFIALRDVHKGAYADVALDRVLRKFKLPDSDRRLATELVYGSVRRQRTLDALIDQLATKKSHQPPELRTILHLGFYQLRYQERIPPSAAVNTTVELAKENGFSGLTGFVNGLLRQYLRLVEKSPEPLKLPENPVERLGILHSFPDWIIQVWLDQIGLAETEKLCEWMNQTPTIDLRINPLRTNLEQVETALASAGILANRIPHLPQALRLTSSTGGIQNLPGFTEGWWVVQDASAQLVSHLLDPQPGEVVIDTCAAPGGKTTHIAELMQDQGKIWACDRTASRLRKLQENARRLNLHSIEICTGDSRNLLQFYNIGDRVLLDAPCSGLGTLHRHADARWRQTPESIQQLSLLQKQLLSHTSNFVKNGGVLVYATCTLHLAENEAVISGFLAENPEWQIEPPAVGSPYSVYSTPQGWLKVWPHRWDMDGFFMVRLRKTNDSG; encoded by the coding sequence ATGACTAACCCCCGCCAAATAGCTTTTATCGCCTTACGAGATGTTCACAAAGGGGCTTATGCTGATGTTGCCCTTGATAGAGTGTTGCGAAAATTTAAATTGCCAGATAGCGATCGCCGTCTAGCCACAGAATTAGTTTATGGCAGTGTCCGCAGACAACGCACCCTCGATGCACTCATTGACCAACTAGCCACAAAAAAATCTCACCAACCACCAGAACTGCGTACCATCCTGCATCTAGGTTTTTACCAACTCCGCTACCAAGAACGAATTCCTCCCTCAGCGGCTGTGAATACTACTGTTGAACTCGCTAAGGAAAATGGTTTTTCTGGACTTACGGGTTTTGTCAATGGTTTGTTACGCCAGTATCTTCGTCTTGTAGAGAAATCTCCTGAACCTTTGAAATTACCAGAAAACCCTGTAGAACGTTTAGGGATTTTACATAGTTTTCCCGACTGGATAATTCAGGTTTGGTTAGACCAAATTGGTTTGGCGGAAACAGAAAAACTCTGTGAATGGATGAACCAAACACCAACAATCGACCTCCGCATTAATCCCTTACGCACTAATCTAGAACAAGTAGAAACAGCCCTAGCATCGGCGGGAATTTTAGCTAACAGAATTCCCCATTTACCCCAAGCCTTACGGTTAACTAGCAGTACCGGAGGAATACAAAATCTACCAGGATTTACTGAAGGTTGGTGGGTTGTCCAAGACGCAAGCGCTCAACTGGTGAGTCATTTACTCGATCCTCAACCGGGTGAGGTGGTGATTGATACCTGTGCAGCACCTGGGGGAAAAACAACGCACATTGCAGAGTTGATGCAGGATCAAGGTAAAATTTGGGCGTGCGATCGCACTGCTTCTCGACTGCGAAAACTCCAAGAAAATGCGCGGCGGCTAAATTTGCACTCCATTGAAATTTGCACTGGCGACAGTCGCAACTTGCTGCAATTTTACAATATTGGCGATCGCGTGTTGTTAGATGCACCATGTTCTGGTTTGGGAACCTTACATCGTCACGCCGATGCACGTTGGCGACAAACACCAGAATCTATTCAACAACTGTCACTGCTGCAAAAGCAATTACTGTCACATACATCAAATTTTGTCAAAAATGGTGGTGTACTTGTTTATGCCACCTGTACACTGCATCTAGCAGAAAATGAAGCGGTAATTTCGGGATTTTTAGCGGAGAATCCTGAATGGCAAATTGAGCCTCCCGCAGTTGGTTCACCCTACTCTGTTTATTCCACACCTCAAGGCTGGCTGAAAGTTTGGCCTCACCGTTGGGATATGGACGGCTTTTTTATGGTGCGCTTAAGAAAAACTAATGATTCCGGGTGA
- a CDS encoding WD-40 repeat-containing protein, producing MLNNYLIAHPETLEEVKECQTSSPLLKAATVLVSQGEKLAQNDDINAAVAKFHKAQQWDKQLNFDPQAKATEFVMKGKAQRKLEEGQELVTKNKVQEAVTAYAAAQKLDPKIEISADAWHTLCLQGSLRKQAQLVLFACEKAVTLAPNDGNIRDSRGLARALTGDIPGAITDFEAFIAKTDSKESKAQRQRWVKELKAGQNPFSDAELKRLLNQ from the coding sequence TTGCTAAATAACTACCTTATTGCCCATCCCGAAACATTAGAAGAAGTCAAAGAATGCCAAACTTCATCTCCGTTACTTAAAGCCGCTACTGTGTTAGTTAGCCAAGGTGAAAAGTTAGCTCAAAATGATGATATTAACGCTGCTGTTGCCAAGTTCCACAAAGCCCAGCAATGGGACAAGCAATTAAACTTTGACCCCCAAGCCAAAGCCACAGAGTTTGTGATGAAAGGCAAAGCACAACGCAAACTAGAAGAAGGTCAGGAACTTGTAACCAAAAATAAAGTACAAGAAGCCGTCACAGCTTACGCCGCAGCCCAAAAGTTAGATCCCAAAATCGAAATCTCCGCCGATGCTTGGCATACACTTTGCCTCCAAGGTAGTCTACGCAAACAAGCCCAGCTAGTATTATTCGCCTGTGAAAAAGCCGTCACCCTTGCACCGAATGATGGCAATATTCGTGATAGTCGCGGTTTAGCTAGGGCGTTAACAGGCGACATCCCAGGCGCAATAACTGACTTTGAAGCCTTCATCGCCAAGACTGATAGTAAAGAAAGTAAAGCCCAACGCCAACGCTGGGTGAAGGAGTTAAAAGCTGGTCAAAATCCCTTCTCTGACGCGGAATTGAAGCGGTTGTTAAATCAGTGA